In a genomic window of Mycolicibacter heraklionensis:
- a CDS encoding TetR/AcrR family transcriptional regulator yields the protein MIDPQFVTVIGEAVAGMPAEHATDATAQRILDAAVHEAATVGLRRITIEDVVRRAGVSRMTAYRRYPRREDLIQALIRRETGRFLATVADAIETTPDPHHGVAEAFVAAISFAREHPMLSRAAQFEPLPSADAKDLLAMGSAFIANYIHGEAPGSPTQSVRWVADVFARLFLTYISLPSTDPDFRDDAALRRFAQEVLTPMAEHAVG from the coding sequence ATGATTGACCCGCAGTTCGTCACGGTCATCGGCGAGGCCGTCGCCGGAATGCCCGCCGAACATGCCACCGATGCGACCGCCCAACGCATTCTCGACGCCGCCGTTCACGAAGCCGCGACCGTCGGACTGCGGCGCATCACCATCGAAGACGTGGTCCGGCGCGCGGGCGTGTCACGCATGACCGCCTACCGCCGCTATCCCCGGCGCGAAGATCTGATTCAGGCGCTGATCCGTCGGGAGACCGGGCGCTTTCTCGCGACGGTGGCCGACGCCATCGAAACCACACCCGACCCCCATCACGGTGTAGCCGAGGCCTTCGTCGCCGCCATCAGTTTCGCCCGTGAGCATCCGATGCTGAGCCGAGCCGCGCAGTTCGAGCCACTACCGTCCGCCGATGCCAAGGACCTGCTCGCGATGGGGTCAGCGTTCATCGCCAACTACATTCACGGCGAGGCGCCCGGCAGTCCGACCCAGTCGGTGCGCTGGGTGGCCGACGTGTTCGCCCGGCTGTTCTTGACCTATATCTCGCTGCCATCCACCGATCCGGATTTTCGCGACGATGCGGCGCTGCGACGCTTCGCTCAGGAAGTCCTCACCCCGATGGCCGAACACGCTGTCGGATGA
- a CDS encoding oxygenase MpaB family protein, with amino-acid sequence MGTLRHRIVDEFQNIAGRHDDPRVYGGEPGDPGLIGPGSVSWEVNADLAAVAQAGLPAIVLEILHPSVIAGVQDLSTYRADPFRRARTTLGYVLTTTFGNTEAATQLIEQVKSIHSHVTGTRPDGVAYRALDPELLAWVHTCIPWMIMRAFERTNRPLSQHERDQYLAEQATIGRMAGAEWVPSNMAELDDYVRRVRPQLGVNAQTREFIDFLLTAPFFPDLPGPLDRALHRFAVYAGMSYAPRWARELTGFDHPSLLARRLIGPALQFDARRIRWAYGLPPYARLARERANGVGVTTAGTP; translated from the coding sequence ATGGGCACGCTACGGCACCGCATCGTGGACGAATTTCAGAACATCGCCGGACGACATGACGATCCCCGCGTTTACGGTGGTGAGCCGGGCGACCCGGGTCTGATCGGTCCGGGCAGTGTGTCGTGGGAGGTGAACGCGGACCTTGCCGCGGTGGCGCAGGCCGGGTTGCCGGCGATCGTGCTGGAGATTCTGCATCCGTCGGTGATCGCCGGCGTGCAGGACCTTTCGACGTACCGTGCGGACCCGTTCCGGCGCGCCCGCACCACCCTCGGTTACGTGCTGACCACGACCTTCGGCAATACCGAAGCGGCGACGCAGCTGATCGAACAGGTCAAGTCCATCCATTCCCACGTGACGGGCACCCGGCCCGACGGTGTGGCATACCGGGCCCTGGACCCCGAACTGCTGGCGTGGGTGCACACCTGCATCCCGTGGATGATCATGCGCGCGTTCGAGCGCACGAATCGGCCGTTGTCGCAGCACGAACGCGACCAATACCTAGCCGAGCAGGCGACGATCGGTCGGATGGCGGGCGCCGAGTGGGTGCCATCGAACATGGCTGAACTCGACGACTACGTTCGCCGGGTGCGCCCGCAATTGGGTGTCAACGCGCAGACCCGCGAATTCATCGACTTCCTGCTCACCGCACCCTTCTTCCCCGACCTGCCCGGTCCCCTCGATCGCGCACTGCACCGGTTCGCGGTGTATGCCGGGATGAGTTACGCCCCCCGCTGGGCACGAGAACTCACCGGATTCGACCACCCTTCCCTCCTGGCTCGGCGACTGATCGGCCCGGCACTGCAGTTCGACGCTCGCCGGATACGGTGGGCTTATGGCCTTCCTCCCTATGCCCGGTTGGCGCGCGAGCGCGCCAACGGTGTCGGTGTCACGACCGCAGGCACGCCATGA
- the gcvP gene encoding aminomethyl-transferring glycine dehydrogenase, whose amino-acid sequence MSEYTESRFVDRHIGPDSAAISAMLATIGVESLEDLAAKAVPAGILDALSAEGTAPGLDVLPAPATEAQALTELRELADASTVAVSMIGQGYYDTLTPPVLLRNIMQNPAWYTAYTPYQPEISQGRLEALLNFQTMIADLTGLEIANASMLDEGTAAAEAMTLMHRATRGTSQRLLVDADLFTQTAAVLATRAEPLRIEIVTADLRDGLPDGDFFGVVVQLPGASGRITDWSGLVEAAHQRGALVAVGADLLACTLLTPPGELGADVAFGSAQRFGVPMGFGGPHAGYLAVHSGHARQLPGRLVGVSMDADGSAAFRLALQTREQHIRRDKATSNICTAQVLLAVMAAMYASYHGADGLTAIARRVHAQAEKIGAALGDALVHDRYFDTVLARVPGRADEVIAAAKAGGINLWRVDADHVSVACDETTTDAQVAAVLDAFGVAAAEPTGAPIDTRRSEFLTHPAFTRYRTETAMMRYLRSLSDKDIALDRSMIPLGSCTMKLNAAAEMESVTWPEFARQHPFAPAGDAVGLRTLIAQLETWLAGITGYDAVSLQPNAGSQGEYAGLLAIHAYHASRGESHRDICLIPSSAHGTNAASAALAGMRVVVVACRDNGDVDLDDLRAKVDQHAAALSALMITYPSTHGVYEHDIAEICAAVHDAGGQVYVDGANLNALVGLARPGKFGGDVSHLNLHKTFCIPHGGGGPGVGPVAVRAHLAEFLPGHPLAAELPGGHPVSAAPYGSASILPITWAYIRMMGADGLRAASLTAIASANYIARRLDEHYPVLYTGENGMVAHECILDLREITKSTGVTVDDVAKRLADYGFHAPTMSFPVAGTLMVEPTESESLAEVDAFCEAMIAIRGEIDRVGTGEWTVEDNPLRGAPHTAECLMVDKWEHPYTREQAAYPLGRGFRPKVWPPVRRIDGAFGDRNLVCSCPPVEAFS is encoded by the coding sequence GTGTCCGAGTACACCGAATCCCGCTTTGTTGACCGGCATATCGGCCCCGACAGTGCCGCGATCAGCGCGATGCTCGCCACCATCGGTGTCGAGTCGCTGGAAGATCTCGCGGCCAAAGCTGTTCCCGCCGGCATCCTCGATGCGCTGAGCGCCGAGGGGACCGCGCCCGGGCTGGATGTCCTTCCGGCCCCGGCTACCGAGGCCCAGGCCCTGACCGAACTGCGCGAACTGGCCGATGCCAGCACGGTCGCGGTGTCGATGATCGGCCAGGGCTACTACGACACGCTCACCCCGCCGGTGTTGCTGCGCAACATCATGCAGAACCCGGCGTGGTACACCGCCTACACGCCCTACCAGCCGGAGATCAGCCAGGGCCGGCTGGAGGCCCTGCTGAACTTCCAGACCATGATCGCCGATCTGACCGGCCTGGAGATCGCCAACGCCTCGATGCTGGACGAGGGCACCGCAGCCGCCGAGGCGATGACGTTGATGCATCGCGCGACGCGCGGCACCTCGCAACGGCTGCTGGTCGACGCCGACCTGTTCACCCAGACCGCGGCAGTGCTGGCTACGCGAGCCGAACCGCTGCGTATCGAGATCGTCACCGCCGACCTGCGCGATGGACTTCCCGACGGCGACTTCTTCGGGGTGGTCGTGCAGTTGCCGGGCGCCTCGGGCCGGATCACCGACTGGTCGGGACTGGTCGAGGCGGCTCACCAGCGAGGCGCGCTGGTGGCGGTCGGCGCGGATCTGCTGGCATGCACGCTGCTCACCCCGCCCGGCGAGCTCGGCGCCGACGTGGCGTTCGGCAGTGCCCAGCGGTTCGGGGTGCCGATGGGCTTCGGTGGCCCGCACGCCGGCTACCTGGCGGTGCACTCGGGCCACGCCCGCCAGCTGCCCGGCCGGCTGGTCGGGGTGTCCATGGACGCGGATGGATCAGCAGCGTTCCGGCTGGCGCTGCAAACCCGCGAACAGCACATCCGCCGGGACAAGGCGACGTCGAACATCTGTACCGCGCAGGTGCTGCTGGCGGTGATGGCCGCGATGTATGCCAGCTACCACGGCGCCGACGGCCTGACCGCCATCGCACGGCGAGTGCACGCTCAAGCCGAGAAGATCGGCGCCGCACTCGGTGACGCGCTGGTGCACGACCGCTATTTCGACACGGTGCTGGCCCGGGTGCCGGGCCGCGCTGACGAGGTCATCGCCGCGGCCAAGGCCGGCGGGATCAACCTGTGGCGCGTCGACGCCGACCACGTCTCGGTGGCCTGCGACGAGACCACCACCGACGCCCAGGTGGCCGCGGTACTGGACGCATTCGGGGTGGCCGCGGCCGAGCCCACCGGCGCACCGATCGACACCCGCAGATCGGAATTCCTGACACACCCGGCGTTCACCCGCTATCGGACCGAAACCGCGATGATGCGTTACCTGCGCTCGCTGTCGGACAAGGACATCGCCTTGGACCGCAGCATGATTCCGCTCGGGTCGTGCACGATGAAGCTCAACGCCGCCGCCGAGATGGAGTCGGTCACCTGGCCGGAATTCGCGCGCCAGCACCCGTTCGCCCCGGCCGGCGACGCCGTGGGCCTGCGGACGCTCATCGCCCAGTTGGAGACCTGGCTGGCGGGGATCACCGGATACGACGCGGTGTCGCTGCAACCCAATGCCGGATCGCAGGGCGAGTACGCGGGCCTGTTGGCGATCCACGCCTATCACGCCAGCCGTGGCGAGTCGCATCGCGACATCTGCCTGATCCCCTCCAGCGCCCACGGCACCAACGCCGCGTCGGCGGCGCTGGCCGGGATGCGGGTGGTGGTGGTGGCCTGCCGTGACAACGGCGACGTCGACCTCGACGACTTGCGCGCCAAGGTGGACCAGCACGCTGCGGCGTTGTCGGCGTTGATGATCACCTACCCCTCCACGCACGGCGTCTATGAGCACGACATCGCCGAGATCTGCGCCGCCGTGCACGACGCCGGCGGCCAGGTCTACGTCGACGGAGCCAACCTCAATGCGCTGGTCGGGCTGGCCCGGCCCGGAAAGTTCGGCGGAGACGTCAGCCACCTGAACCTGCACAAGACCTTCTGCATCCCGCACGGGGGCGGCGGCCCGGGCGTCGGCCCGGTGGCGGTGCGCGCGCACCTGGCCGAGTTCCTGCCCGGGCACCCGCTGGCCGCCGAGTTGCCCGGCGGGCATCCGGTGTCAGCGGCTCCCTACGGGTCCGCGTCGATCCTGCCGATCACCTGGGCCTATATCCGGATGATGGGCGCCGACGGCCTGCGCGCGGCATCGCTGACGGCGATCGCGTCGGCGAACTACATCGCCCGCCGTCTAGACGAGCACTACCCGGTGCTCTACACCGGTGAGAACGGCATGGTCGCCCACGAATGCATCTTGGACTTGCGGGAGATCACCAAGAGCACCGGTGTGACCGTCGACGATGTCGCAAAGCGGTTGGCCGACTACGGTTTCCATGCCCCGACCATGAGCTTCCCGGTGGCCGGAACCCTGATGGTGGAGCCCACCGAGAGTGAGAGCCTCGCCGAAGTCGATGCGTTCTGCGAGGCGATGATCGCCATTCGCGGCGAGATCGACCGAGTCGGAACCGGCGAATGGACGGTTGAGGACAACCCGTTGCGCGGGGCCCCGCACACCGCGGAGTGCCTGATGGTCGACAAGTGGGAGCACCCGTACACCCGGGAGCAGGCCGCCTACCCGCTGGGCCGCGGATTCCGGCCGAAGGTGTGGCCGCCGGTGCGCCGGATCGACGGAGCGTTCGGCGACCGCAACCTCGTCTGCTCGTGCCCGCCGGTGGAGGCGTTCAGCTGA
- a CDS encoding substrate-binding domain-containing protein, whose amino-acid sequence MGRHSFPGPDDSDDEPLGGGEPDDSHFSGGPDLFGFGDPDDDDYVDDYHDAFDDESFPDGGDAGYREPRYDDAGYDDAGYDDADPAQYMRRGGEPDEESRYRTGPFGVVGGIAGGSPPSDREEPRGGHRDLDRWRRHRNDSGPRGVSVGVIAALVTVIVVVGAVILWRFFGNSLSHRSAVAAGNCAAGDLTVAVVADPSIADHVQGFADRFNKTAKPVGDRCVSVQVKPVDSDAVVGGFIGDWPAQLGQRPALWIPGSSVSTARLQASAGAETVSDSRSLVTSPVLLAIRPELKSALQKQSWASLPDLQADPDGLGHLGLAGWGPLRLALPIGGNGDAAFLAGEAVAAGVTPKGAPIIDGVGGVHRLAGEQPKLVDASLAEAMNVLLRPGNLAAAPVHAVVTTEQQLFTRGQSLSDPATQLGSWRPPGPVPVADYPTVLLAGSWLSQEQVSAASEFARFARKPDQLAELAKAGFRVEGVEPPSSEVTGFPAVSDTLSVGDDATRAALANALTTLPGSAAVTVMLDQSMTTDEGGKSRLAHVIAALDQRIKALAPNSSVGLWTFDGTEGRNVVTGGPLDEPLNGGTRAETLISELDELSSTAGGAVSFTTLRLVYNQALANYRPGQANSVLVITAGPHTDRTLDGSGLQDFIRTNTDPERPVAVNVIDFGADADQATWQSVAQLSGGTYQNLRGANSPELAGALNSLLS is encoded by the coding sequence GTGGGTAGGCACAGTTTCCCCGGCCCGGACGATTCCGACGACGAGCCGCTGGGGGGCGGCGAGCCCGACGACAGCCACTTTTCCGGCGGGCCTGATCTGTTCGGCTTCGGCGACCCGGACGACGACGACTACGTCGACGACTATCACGACGCCTTCGACGACGAGTCGTTTCCCGACGGTGGCGATGCCGGATACCGCGAGCCGAGATACGACGACGCGGGATACGACGATGCGGGATACGACGACGCCGACCCCGCGCAGTACATGCGTCGCGGTGGTGAGCCTGATGAGGAATCGCGTTACCGCACCGGGCCTTTCGGTGTCGTAGGCGGTATCGCCGGCGGGTCGCCGCCGTCCGATCGGGAGGAGCCGCGCGGCGGCCACCGCGATCTCGATCGGTGGCGCCGGCATCGCAACGACTCGGGGCCGCGCGGTGTCAGCGTCGGCGTGATCGCCGCGCTGGTGACGGTGATCGTTGTGGTGGGCGCGGTGATCCTGTGGCGCTTCTTCGGCAACTCGCTGTCGCATCGTTCCGCCGTCGCCGCCGGCAACTGCGCTGCCGGTGATCTGACGGTTGCCGTCGTGGCGGACCCGTCGATCGCCGACCACGTGCAGGGTTTCGCCGACCGGTTCAACAAGACCGCCAAGCCGGTCGGCGATCGCTGTGTGTCGGTACAGGTCAAGCCCGTCGATTCCGATGCCGTCGTCGGCGGTTTCATCGGCGACTGGCCCGCGCAACTCGGCCAGCGCCCGGCGCTGTGGATTCCAGGCAGTTCGGTCTCCACCGCCCGGCTGCAGGCATCCGCGGGGGCGGAAACGGTCAGCGACAGTCGCTCATTGGTCACCTCGCCGGTGTTGTTGGCGATCCGACCCGAGCTCAAGAGCGCGCTACAGAAGCAGAGCTGGGCAAGTCTGCCGGACCTGCAGGCCGACCCTGACGGGTTGGGTCATCTCGGGCTGGCCGGCTGGGGGCCGCTGCGGCTGGCGCTGCCGATCGGCGGCAACGGCGACGCCGCCTTCCTGGCCGGCGAGGCAGTGGCTGCCGGCGTCACCCCCAAAGGCGCCCCCATCATCGATGGGGTCGGGGGGGTACACCGGCTCGCGGGAGAGCAACCCAAGCTCGTCGATGCGTCGCTCGCTGAGGCCATGAATGTTCTGCTGCGCCCCGGAAACCTGGCGGCTGCACCGGTGCATGCCGTGGTGACCACCGAGCAGCAACTGTTCACCCGCGGCCAGTCGCTGTCGGATCCGGCTACTCAACTGGGCTCCTGGCGGCCGCCGGGGCCGGTGCCGGTGGCCGACTACCCCACCGTGTTGCTCGCGGGCTCCTGGTTGTCACAGGAGCAGGTGAGTGCCGCCAGCGAGTTCGCCCGCTTCGCCCGCAAACCCGACCAGCTCGCAGAGCTGGCCAAAGCCGGATTCCGAGTCGAAGGCGTCGAACCGCCGAGCAGCGAGGTGACCGGCTTCCCGGCAGTGTCGGACACTCTGTCGGTGGGCGACGATGCGACACGCGCCGCCCTGGCCAACGCCCTGACCACGTTGCCGGGCAGCGCGGCCGTCACGGTGATGCTCGACCAGTCGATGACCACCGACGAAGGCGGCAAGAGCCGGTTGGCCCATGTGATCGCCGCACTCGACCAACGGATCAAAGCCCTGGCCCCGAATTCGTCGGTGGGCCTGTGGACCTTCGACGGCACCGAGGGCCGCAACGTGGTCACCGGGGGCCCACTGGACGAGCCGCTCAACGGCGGGACTCGCGCAGAGACGTTGATCAGCGAGCTCGATGAGCTGAGCTCGACGGCCGGGGGTGCGGTGTCGTTCACGACGCTGCGCCTGGTGTACAACCAGGCCTTGGCCAACTACCGCCCCGGGCAGGCCAATTCGGTGCTGGTCATCACCGCGGGTCCGCACACCGACCGGACCTTGGACGGCTCCGGGCTGCAGGACTTCATCCGGACCAACACCGATCCCGAACGGCCGGTGGCCGTCAACGTCATCGACTTCGGCGCGGACGCCGACCAGGCGACCTGGCAGTCGGTGGCGCAGCTTTCCGGTGGCACGTACCAGAATCTGCGCGGGGCGAACTCCCCCGAACTGGCCGGTGCGCTGAACTCGCTGCTGAGCTGA